In Topomyia yanbarensis strain Yona2022 chromosome 2, ASM3024719v1, whole genome shotgun sequence, one DNA window encodes the following:
- the LOC131684777 gene encoding ionotropic receptor 75a-like encodes MVCDRIVHISAMKPLAALLLLVNGSIAIMNANLLEDYLRWQRVRIVIIFHCLDQNGEILRLSQLSNFNVQIHFEDISKFDTARWNHTQVMKFNYNKVGAVMDLGCTDTANLFELVSAYEYFNASYYWLMFGNDSVMSAANLMEKQNLNIDAKVTLTVARDELGQIFDLYDVYSVSRSRGSQLNVTLMGSWSVKQGLDIIVHQTEYERRFDFRGIWLKAAVTALDQVHHTTLQEHLASDAKVDKYALHRFGYRMWWFVMQKHNFTMRFVRTPTWGLSNTDGRSNKGIIGLVATKQCDLAINCISYTKDRIGALDYTVTVGVSKMLFVFRHPRKSHVRNIFLQPFRISLWMGVLAIITFASAILFGNFYAEGSRYHSDKSVRDNRSLSFLAVCGILCQQGFAGKTIFSSTRITLISTLLFSILIYQFYSTYIVGYLLILPPKFMTTLKHLLDSNLKVIVEDLAYNIDYLNKTKDPVAIELYNRKILNGENNFLNVTEGIARVRKGGYAFQCDTAYAYPLVMETFTDQEICDLQETYLNPIRPLHMPLRKGSPFKEMFRITLRKTVETAVARYQQQRFFCNKPRCAKNELDTTAVDMDHVSTLFLGLYFSIVGSSGILLVELLHRFISKRRIVPVVASNKQ; translated from the exons ATGGTTTGCGACCGAATAGTACATATATCAGCAATGAAGCCACTAGCTGCTTTATTATTACTGGTAAACGGTAGTATTGCTATCATGAACGCCAATTTATTGGAGGATTACTTACGATGGCAACGTGTGAGAATTGTTATCATTTTTCATTGCTTGGATCAAAATGGCG AAATTCTTCGACTATCCCAGCTTTCAAATTTCAACGTACAAATTCACTTcgaagatatttcaaagtttgacACTGCACGATGGAATCATACTCAAGTGATGAAGTTCAATTATAATAAAGTGGGTGCTGTGATGGATTTAGGCTGCACCGATACTGCAAACCTGTTCGAACTGGTCTCCGCCTACGAATACTTCAATGCATCCTATTATTGGTTGATGTTTGGTAACGATTCGGTAATGTCTGCCGCCAATTTGATGGAGAAGCAGAACTTGAACATTGATGCAAAGGTTACTCTAACCGTCGCCAGGGATGAATTGGGGCAAATTTTCGACCTGTACGATGTGTATAGTGTTTCGAGATCGCGTGGATCTCAATTAAATGTCACTTTGATGGGCAGTTGGAGCGTAAAGCAGGGACTAGATATTATAGTTCATCAGACCGAGTACGAACGTCGGTTTGACTTCAGAGGGATTTGGTTGAAGGCTGCCGTGACG GCGTTAGATCAAGTCCATCATACAACACTACAGGAGCATTTGGCTAGTGATGCGAAAGTTGATAAGTATGCACTCCATAGATTCGGCTACCGGATGTGGTGGTTTGTAATGCAGAAGCATAATTTTAC GATGCGCTTCGTTCGTACGCCAACATGGGGACTCTCCAACACTGACGGTCGTTCTAACAAAGGCATAATCGGTTTGGTAGCCACCAAACAATGTGATTTGGCTATAAATTGTATATCCTATACGAAAGATAGAATCGGCGCGTTGGATTATACGGTAACGGTTGGCGTTTCCAA GATGCTCTTTGTGTTTCGTCACCCGAGAAAAAGTCACGTTCGTAACATTTTTTTACAACCATTCCGTATTAGCCTGTGGATGGGAGTGCTAGCCATTATTACATTCGCATCCGCTATACTATTCGGAAACTTTTATGCCGAAGGTTCCAGATATCATTCAGATAAATCAGTGAGAGATAATCGAAGCTTGTCGTTTCTAGCAGTTTGTGGAATTCTCTGTCAACAAG GATTCGCTGGTAAAACAATTTTCAGCTCAACCAGAATCACGCTTATAAGTACATTACTCTTTTCGATTTTAATCTATCAATTTTATTCGACCTACATCGTGGGCTACTTGTTGATATTGCCCCCAAAGTTCATGACAACTCTGAAGCATTTGCTCGATAGTAACCTGAAGGTGATCGTAGAAGATCTAGCATACAACATCGACTACCTGAAC AAAACCAAAGATCCGGTCGCCATTGAATTATACAACCGAAAGATTCTCAACGGGGAGAACAATTTCCTGAACGTTACCGAAGGGATCGCCCGAGTTAGGAAAGGAGGCTATGCATTCCAGTGTGACACGGCTTACGCCTATCCACTAGTAATGGAAACTTTCACCGATCAGGAGATTTGTGATCTACAGGAAACTTATCTGAATCCGATCCGTCCGTTACACATGCCTTTGCGAAAAGGTAGCCCCTTCAAGGAAATGTTTCGCATAACGTTGCGAAAAACGGTGGAAACTGCCGTCGCGAGGTATCAACAGCAGCGTTTCTTCTGCAATAAGCCCAGGTGTGCGAAGAATGAGCTGGACACAACGGCCGTCGATATGGATCACGTTTCTACCTTGTTTCTTGGATTATACTTTAGTATTGTTGGCAGTAGCGGTATCTTATTAGTGGAGTTATTACATCGCTTCATCTCGAAGCGGCGAATAGTTCCAGTGGTTGCAAGCAATAAACAGTAG
- the LOC131684779 gene encoding ionotropic receptor 75a-like, with product MRIASVGTWSIGSRIDWVTGVNSYQSRRNLMGLPLWSIISTLEAPRNVTLGEYLESLDPPVRYSSDRFGYQISKLLSRQLNFRLKIIHAKGWSLNAIGTNSSSGVIGQIQQNLVDFSSTPLVLDTNRVNSFEQTVPLTAIKFLTYFRHPRKHRSGNMILQPFHGLVWTSVIIILLVSAITLMVALCVQRRVEAVTNFQISLAVLGLLCQQGYSENTSIVSSRIVIITAILFSLIIYQFYTTTIISSLLVPPPKYIRTAEQLLASDLKYSIEDIYYNRHYFNVSFCTCLHFRFDLICLHSFQTTKKTTDIQLYRQKVLPNKLGFVNATTGIALVKQGGYAFLCDTSYGNAFIADTFDQREICELQEIALFSFRWVHLVVPKGSPLRELFRVTLRHLQETGLSEYYRKKFLLERPRCVGKNLAYTPIGSADIVGFYWLMVAGIMISFTVLLVELIEFRLREHLERKLQTGRYPVWLN from the exons ATGCGCATCGCATCCGTTGGAACCTGGAGCATTGGCTCTAGGATAGATTGGGTTACTGGTGTTAATAGTTATCAGAGTCGTAGAAATTTGATGGGCTTACCGCTCTGGTCGATTATTTCG ACACTGGAAGCTCCACGCAATGTAACATTGGGGGAATATCTCGAATCCTTGGATCCACCCGTAAGATATTCTTCAGATCGTTTTGGTTACCAGATAAGTAAATTGTTAAGCCGTCAACTTAATTTTAG ATTGAAAATAATTCATGCGAAAGGATGGTCACTTAATGCCATCGGGACCAACTCATCTAGCGGTGTAATAGGACAAATTCAACAGAATCTGGTGGATTTTTCAAGCACGCCCTTGGTGCTAGATACAAATCGTGTGAACTCCTTCGAACAGACGGTTCCTTTAACGGCAATCAAGTTTCTGACCTATTTTCGACATCCGCGAAAGCACAGATCTGGAAATATGATACTGCAACCGTTTCATGGCTTGGTTTGGACATCGGTTATAATAATTTTACTAGTTTCTGCCATCACACTGATGGTGGCACTTTGCGTGCAACGCAGAGTGGAAGCCGTCACCAACTTCCAAATCTCGCTGGCAGTTCTTGGGTTGCTCTGTCAGCAGGGATATTCTGAGAATACATCGATTGTTTCTTCTCGTATCGTGATAATAACGGCAATTCTATTTTCCCTTATAATCTATCAATTTTATACGACAACCATCATCAGCTCTTTGCTGGTTCCTCCTCCGAAATATATTCGGACGGCGGAACAATTACTAGCCAGTGACCTTAAGTATTCTATTGAAGATATCTACTATAATCGTCATTATTTCAATGTATCTTTCTGTACATGCTTACATTTtagatttgatttaatttgcttACATTCTTTTCAGACAACAAAGAAAACTACCGACATTCAGCTGTACAGGCAGAAGGTTCTCCCGAATAAGTTAGGGTTTGTCAATGCCACCACTGGAATTGCATTGGTTAAACAGGGAGGATACGCTTTTCTGTGCGACACATCCTATGGAAATGCGTTTATCGCGG ATACGTTTGACCAACGAGAAATTTGTGAACTACAGGAAATAGCATTGTTTTCATTTCGCTGGGTACACCTTGTCGTACCTAAGGGTAGTCCCCTGAGGGAACTGTTCCGAGTAACGTTAAGACACCTGCAAGAGACAGGCCTGTCGGAGTACTATCGAAAAAAGTTCCTGCTCGAGAGACCACGATGTGTGGGGAAGAATTTGGCATATACTCCGATTGGCTCTGCTGATATAGTTGGGTTCTATTGGTTGATGGTTGCAGGCATTATGATAAGTTTTACAGTATTGCTTGTAGAGTTGATAGAATTTAGACTACGGGAGCATTTGGAGAGAAAGCTTCAAACGGGCCGTTATCCGGTGTGGCTAAATTGA